From Kineosporia succinea, the proteins below share one genomic window:
- a CDS encoding nicotinate-nucleotide--dimethylbenzimidazole phosphoribosyltransferase, whose amino-acid sequence MTDDRLAATLEAIRPADPAALEAARDRQNRLTKPRGALGVLEEVSIRLAGLAGTCPPPDPSPAAVAVFAADHGVHAQGVSPWPQEVTAQMVTNFLAGGAAVNVLARQVGAAVLVVDAGVITPIEIPVTSETSETSQISETGQTGQTGQISETGQTDETRETDETATAAVTDAVEVTDASTIKPGDRPKLLRAAARRGSDDISVRPAMTREQAIQGLASGIAIAGQLADTGYRCLVAGDMGIANTTASAALIAAFTGADPTDVTGYGTGIDADAHRHKVGVVRVALARRTAEAESENTENDPIAILSSLGGLEHAQIAGFILGAAARRVPIVLDGVIAGAAALVAVALAPAAVDACLAGHRSAEPGHAIALDHLALTPLVDLELRLGEGSGAVLALPLVRSAVAVLREMATFDAAGVTEKSS is encoded by the coding sequence ATGACCGACGACCGGCTCGCCGCAACCCTGGAAGCCATCCGACCCGCCGACCCGGCGGCCCTGGAAGCAGCCCGGGACCGGCAGAACCGCCTGACCAAGCCCCGCGGGGCACTCGGCGTGCTGGAAGAGGTCTCGATCCGCCTGGCCGGGCTGGCCGGCACCTGTCCGCCGCCCGATCCCTCGCCCGCCGCGGTGGCCGTCTTCGCCGCCGACCACGGCGTGCACGCGCAGGGGGTCAGTCCGTGGCCGCAGGAGGTCACGGCGCAGATGGTCACCAATTTCCTGGCCGGGGGTGCGGCCGTGAACGTGCTCGCGCGCCAGGTCGGGGCCGCGGTGCTCGTGGTCGATGCCGGCGTCATCACCCCGATCGAGATCCCAGTGACCAGCGAGACCAGCGAGACCAGCCAGATCAGCGAGACCGGCCAGACCGGCCAGACCGGCCAGATCAGCGAGACCGGCCAGACCGACGAGACCCGCGAGACCGACGAGACCGCGACAGCAGCGGTGACCGACGCGGTCGAGGTGACCGACGCGTCCACCATCAAGCCCGGCGACCGCCCCAAACTGCTGCGCGCCGCCGCCCGCCGCGGCAGCGACGACATCTCGGTCCGCCCGGCCATGACCCGCGAGCAGGCGATCCAGGGCCTGGCCAGCGGCATCGCGATCGCCGGCCAGCTCGCCGACACGGGCTACCGCTGCCTGGTCGCAGGTGACATGGGCATCGCCAACACGACCGCGTCCGCCGCCCTGATCGCCGCGTTCACCGGCGCCGACCCCACCGACGTCACCGGTTACGGCACCGGCATCGACGCCGACGCCCACCGGCACAAGGTCGGCGTCGTCCGGGTCGCGCTGGCCCGCCGCACGGCCGAGGCCGAGAGCGAGAACACCGAGAACGACCCGATCGCCATCCTGTCCTCGCTCGGTGGCCTCGAGCACGCCCAGATCGCCGGCTTCATCCTCGGCGCGGCCGCCCGTCGGGTGCCGATCGTGCTCGACGGCGTCATCGCCGGGGCGGCCGCCCTGGTCGCCGTCGCGCTGGCCCCTGCCGCCGTCGACGCCTGCCTGGCCGGTCACCGCTCCGCCGAACCCGGCCACGCGATCGCGCTCGACCATCTGGCCCTCACCCCGCTGGTCGACCTCGAACTGCGTCTGGGCGAGGGCAGCGGCGCGGTGCTGGCCCTGCCGCTGGTCCGTTCGGCTGTCGCCGTCCTGCGTGAGATGGCCACGTTCGACGCCGCGGGCGTCACCGAGAAGAGTTCCTGA
- a CDS encoding NAD(P)/FAD-dependent oxidoreductase, with amino-acid sequence MSEIADVLVVGAGPAGASAALAALRQNPEADVRLLDLADFPRDKACGDGIAPHALTELERLGVPRAEITRGHGPIRTLDLRSPAGVRLEAHPHDAMHVIPRTVFDARLVQAARAKGATLVKHRARHLKTHDGYVSVDGEHAGRTLIVADGANSTLRRALDIPRNGDQHLAVAIRGYAPERPTDHVEPTQLITMQDSWPAYAWSFPLADGSGTANIGYGRLRSQLRTRHDATHPGPEAAGRQDLEDELERLLPGQPAEGLRAHHLPLSTWRPHQPDGRVLLVGDAASLVNPLTGEGIFYAVRSGRLAGEAAVSSDDPGRTYREALHAALGRHLRQTTWLANLSRRHHTMDAAMDAARARPETMHRLIDLGLGDGLIPKRMVPRVLAHYARRRLVSRPSSTDPAR; translated from the coding sequence ATGAGCGAGATCGCGGACGTGCTGGTGGTCGGAGCGGGACCGGCCGGGGCGAGCGCCGCCCTGGCCGCGCTGCGGCAGAACCCGGAGGCCGACGTGCGCCTCCTCGATCTCGCCGACTTCCCCCGGGACAAGGCCTGCGGCGACGGCATCGCCCCGCACGCCCTGACCGAGCTGGAACGTCTCGGTGTGCCGCGCGCCGAGATCACCCGGGGCCACGGCCCGATCCGCACCCTCGACCTGCGTTCACCGGCCGGCGTGCGGCTCGAGGCCCACCCGCACGACGCCATGCACGTGATCCCGCGCACGGTGTTCGACGCCCGGCTGGTGCAGGCCGCCCGGGCGAAGGGCGCGACCCTGGTGAAACACCGTGCCCGGCACCTGAAGACGCACGACGGTTACGTGAGCGTCGACGGCGAGCACGCCGGCCGCACCCTGATCGTGGCCGACGGCGCCAACTCCACCCTGCGCCGCGCCCTCGACATCCCGCGCAACGGCGACCAGCACCTCGCCGTGGCCATCCGCGGTTACGCCCCCGAACGCCCCACCGACCACGTCGAGCCCACCCAGCTCATCACGATGCAAGACTCCTGGCCCGCCTACGCCTGGTCGTTCCCCCTGGCCGACGGCAGCGGCACCGCGAACATCGGTTACGGGCGCCTGCGCTCGCAACTGCGCACCCGTCACGACGCGACGCACCCCGGTCCGGAAGCAGCCGGACGGCAAGATCTCGAGGACGAGCTCGAACGACTCCTCCCCGGCCAGCCCGCCGAGGGCCTTCGCGCCCATCACCTGCCGCTGTCGACCTGGCGCCCGCACCAGCCCGACGGCCGCGTGCTGCTGGTGGGCGACGCCGCGTCCCTGGTCAATCCGCTCACCGGCGAGGGCATCTTCTACGCCGTGCGCTCGGGGCGCCTGGCCGGGGAAGCCGCCGTCAGCAGCGACGACCCGGGCCGGACCTACCGCGAGGCCCTGCACGCCGCCCTCGGCCGTCACCTGCGGCAGACCACCTGGCTGGCGAACCTGAGCCGGCGCCACCACACGATGGACGCGGCGATGGACGCCGCCCGGGCCCGCCCCGAGACCATGCACCGCCTCATCGACCTGGGCCTGGGCGACGGCCTGATCCCGAAACGGATGGTGCCCCGGGTGCTCGCGCACTACGCCCGGCGGCGACTGGTCAGTCGGCCTTCCAGTACGGATCCCGCCCGGTGA
- the cobN gene encoding cobaltochelatase subunit CobN — MSEAPVERQPVLLISTSDTDLLSARASSVPYRLANPNRVSVDDLDGLLEGVAVAVVRLLGGTRAWEDGLNALLGKGVPVVVLSGEALPDADLMSRSTVPVGVAAQAHGYLVEGGPSNLTELHSFLTDTVLLTGFGFEPPRSTPQWGVLSRSSRFEPEDERPTIAVLYYRAHHVAGNTAFVEALCTAVEDAGGRALPIFCASLRAADSELLARLGTADALLVTVLAAGGNRPATASAGGDESTWDIGALAALDVPILQAISTLTSRERWLENTEGLIPLDAANQVAIPEFDGRLITVPFSFKEVDSEGLTQYVADPERAARAAGIAVAHARLRSLPSASKRIALVLTAYPTKHARIGNAVGLDTPASALALLSAMRDAGYDVGPSSGAGAFPGFEAMDGDALVHGLIEAGGQDLDWLSEEDLARNPVRIPAATYRAFFDGLPEDLRASVVESWGPAPGSMFVDPPGGALSSGDPDGDIVLAAIVAGNVVLLLQPPRGFGDNPVAIYHDPELPPSHHYLAAYHWLNLAVPSGGFGADAVVHLGKHGTLEWTPGKTLALSASCSPDAALGNLPLIYPFLVNDPGEGTQAKRRAHATLVDHLVPPMARADSYGDIARLEQLLDEYASVSALDPAKAPQIQTQIWTLMHAAKLDHDLGLAERPHEAEFDDMILHLDGWLCQVKDAQIRDGLHILGQAPSGSVLVHLVTSMLRARQLWAGSQNLPGLREALGLDEASVGTGSSESDGLEEVDEAQERAVALVQGLADASWSVSAVPSVVQSVVSGFDDTSSVDVPALTAVLEFAASEVVPRLLKTTDELTAVLHALDGGFVHPGPSGSPLRGLVNVLPTGRNFYSVDPRAVPSRLAWETGRSMAESLLERYKADEGDWPRSVGLSVWGTSAMRTSGDDVAEVLALLGIRPVWDDASRRITSLEAISLEELGHPRIDVTVRISGFFRDAFPHVVQMIDDAVQMAASLDEPSDSNFVRAHVQEDLAAHGDSRRATTRIFGSKPGSYGAGVLPLIDTRTWRDDADLAEVYAVWGGYAYGRGLDGREARSDMETSYRRIAVAAKNYDSVEHDIADSDDYFQYHGGMVSMVRALTGSAPKAYIGDSTHPSAVRTRTLHEEVSRVFRSRVVNPRWIAAMQRHGYKGAFEMAATVDYLFGYDATTGVVADWMYGKLAETYVLDESVQKFMNDSNPWALHGITERLLEAAERGLWAEPSPEMLDALREVFLRTEGDLEGK; from the coding sequence GTGTCAGAAGCTCCCGTGGAGCGTCAGCCCGTCCTGCTCATCTCCACCTCCGACACCGACCTGCTCAGCGCCCGCGCGAGCTCGGTGCCGTACCGGCTGGCGAACCCGAACCGGGTGTCCGTGGACGACCTGGACGGCCTGCTCGAGGGCGTCGCCGTCGCCGTGGTGCGCCTGCTCGGCGGCACCCGGGCCTGGGAGGACGGGCTGAACGCCCTGCTCGGCAAGGGGGTACCCGTGGTGGTGCTCTCCGGTGAGGCCCTGCCCGACGCCGACCTGATGAGCCGCTCGACGGTTCCGGTCGGGGTGGCCGCGCAGGCTCACGGATACCTGGTCGAGGGTGGCCCTTCCAACCTCACCGAGCTGCACTCGTTCCTGACCGACACCGTGCTGCTGACGGGGTTCGGGTTCGAGCCACCTCGCAGCACGCCGCAGTGGGGTGTCCTGTCTCGCTCCAGCCGTTTCGAACCGGAGGACGAGCGACCCACCATCGCCGTCCTCTACTACCGCGCCCACCACGTGGCCGGGAACACGGCTTTCGTCGAGGCTCTGTGCACCGCGGTGGAAGACGCGGGTGGACGCGCCCTCCCGATCTTCTGCGCGTCGTTGCGGGCGGCGGACTCCGAGCTGCTGGCCCGGCTGGGCACCGCCGACGCCCTGCTCGTCACCGTGCTGGCCGCGGGCGGCAACCGGCCCGCGACCGCCTCGGCCGGGGGTGACGAGTCCACCTGGGACATCGGGGCGCTCGCCGCTCTCGACGTCCCCATTCTGCAGGCCATCAGCACGCTGACCTCGCGGGAACGCTGGCTGGAGAACACCGAGGGCCTGATCCCCCTGGACGCGGCCAACCAGGTCGCGATCCCGGAGTTCGACGGACGGCTGATCACGGTGCCGTTCTCGTTCAAGGAGGTCGACTCCGAGGGACTCACCCAGTACGTGGCCGACCCCGAAAGGGCTGCCCGGGCCGCGGGAATCGCGGTGGCTCACGCCCGTCTTCGCTCACTGCCCTCGGCATCGAAGCGAATTGCCCTGGTGCTCACCGCCTACCCGACCAAGCACGCGCGCATCGGTAACGCGGTGGGTCTCGACACGCCGGCGTCCGCGCTGGCGCTGTTGTCGGCGATGAGGGACGCGGGGTACGACGTCGGTCCTTCGTCGGGCGCCGGTGCGTTCCCCGGCTTCGAGGCCATGGACGGGGACGCCCTGGTGCACGGGCTCATCGAGGCCGGCGGTCAGGATCTGGACTGGCTCTCCGAAGAAGACCTGGCGCGTAATCCTGTTCGCATCCCGGCCGCTACCTACCGCGCCTTTTTCGACGGTCTTCCTGAGGATCTGCGGGCGTCGGTCGTCGAGTCCTGGGGTCCGGCACCGGGTTCGATGTTCGTCGACCCGCCCGGTGGAGCGCTTTCCTCCGGCGACCCGGACGGGGACATCGTGCTGGCGGCCATCGTCGCCGGCAACGTCGTGCTGCTGCTCCAGCCGCCGCGAGGCTTCGGCGACAACCCGGTCGCGATCTACCACGACCCGGAACTGCCGCCGTCGCACCACTACCTGGCGGCCTACCACTGGCTGAATCTGGCTGTTCCCTCCGGTGGTTTCGGTGCGGACGCGGTGGTGCACCTGGGTAAGCACGGCACCCTGGAGTGGACGCCCGGCAAGACCCTGGCCCTTTCGGCCTCCTGCTCCCCCGACGCCGCGCTGGGCAACCTGCCGTTGATCTACCCCTTCCTGGTCAACGACCCGGGCGAGGGCACGCAGGCCAAGCGCCGGGCGCACGCGACACTGGTCGACCACCTGGTGCCGCCGATGGCCCGGGCCGATTCGTACGGCGACATCGCCCGGCTGGAGCAGCTTCTCGACGAGTACGCGTCGGTGTCGGCGCTCGACCCGGCGAAGGCCCCGCAGATCCAGACGCAGATCTGGACACTCATGCACGCGGCCAAGCTCGACCACGACCTGGGGCTGGCCGAACGGCCGCACGAGGCCGAGTTCGACGACATGATCCTGCACCTCGACGGCTGGCTCTGCCAGGTCAAGGACGCCCAGATCCGCGACGGGCTGCACATTCTCGGCCAGGCCCCCTCGGGATCGGTTCTGGTGCATCTGGTCACGTCGATGCTGCGGGCGCGGCAGCTGTGGGCCGGGTCGCAGAACCTGCCGGGGTTGCGGGAGGCGCTGGGGCTGGACGAGGCTTCGGTCGGCACCGGGTCTTCGGAGTCCGACGGCCTGGAAGAGGTGGACGAGGCCCAGGAGCGGGCGGTTGCGCTGGTACAGGGACTGGCCGACGCTTCGTGGTCCGTCTCCGCCGTGCCGTCGGTGGTGCAGTCGGTGGTTTCCGGCTTTGACGACACCTCGTCCGTGGACGTGCCGGCCCTGACCGCAGTGCTGGAATTCGCTGCCTCCGAGGTGGTTCCGCGTCTCCTGAAGACGACCGACGAGCTCACCGCCGTCCTGCACGCGCTCGACGGTGGTTTCGTGCACCCGGGCCCGAGCGGTTCGCCGCTGCGCGGTCTGGTGAATGTGCTCCCGACCGGCCGTAACTTCTACTCGGTCGACCCGCGCGCGGTGCCGAGCCGGCTGGCCTGGGAGACGGGCCGGTCGATGGCCGAGTCGCTGCTCGAGCGGTACAAGGCCGACGAGGGTGACTGGCCGCGGTCGGTGGGGCTGTCGGTGTGGGGCACCTCGGCGATGCGGACCTCGGGTGACGACGTCGCGGAAGTGCTGGCCCTGCTGGGTATCCGGCCGGTGTGGGACGACGCCTCGCGGCGGATCACCTCGCTGGAGGCCATCTCGCTGGAGGAACTCGGGCACCCGCGCATCGACGTGACGGTGCGGATCTCGGGGTTCTTCCGGGACGCGTTCCCGCACGTGGTCCAGATGATCGACGACGCGGTGCAGATGGCTGCCTCACTGGACGAGCCCTCGGACTCGAACTTCGTGCGCGCCCACGTGCAGGAGGATCTGGCCGCCCACGGCGACTCGCGCAGGGCCACCACCCGCATCTTCGGCTCCAAGCCGGGTTCCTACGGTGCGGGGGTGCTGCCGCTGATCGACACCCGCACCTGGCGGGACGACGCGGATCTGGCCGAGGTGTACGCGGTCTGGGGCGGATACGCGTACGGGCGCGGGCTGGACGGGCGTGAGGCTCGTTCGGACATGGAGACGTCGTACCGGCGGATTGCCGTGGCGGCCAAGAACTACGACAGTGTCGAGCACGACATCGCCGACAGCGACGACTATTTCCAGTACCACGGTGGCATGGTGTCGATGGTTCGGGCGCTGACGGGTTCCGCCCCGAAGGCCTACATCGGCGACAGCACCCACCCCTCGGCCGTGCGCACGCGCACGCTGCACGAGGAGGTCTCGCGGGTGTTCCGTTCCCGGGTGGTCAACCCGCGCTGGATCGCGGCCATGCAGAGGCACGGTTACAAGGGCGCTTTCGAGATGGCGGCGACGGTCGACTACCTGTTCGGCTACGACGCCACGACGGGTGTGGTGGCGGACTGGATGTACGGCAAGCTGGCCGAGACCTACGTGCTCGACGAGTCGGTGCAGAAGTTCATGAACGACTCCAACCCGTGGGCGCTGCACGGCATCACGGAGCGTCTGCTGGAGGCGGCCGAGCGGGGACTGTGGGCGGAGCCGTCGCCGGAGATGCTCGACGCGCTGCGTGAGGTGTTCCTGCGCACGGAGGGTGATCTCGAGGGGAAATAG
- a CDS encoding TIGR03086 family metal-binding protein, with protein MTQNPGPHLLAVLDQLADLVGQIQPSQFARPTPCSEFDVALLRSHTLAWAQFFAGVFERPASSVPAPDVDGYEAPADPAEAAEVIRDARRRFASGIEAGVADEPVAMFGDPMPGVIGLNMCLSEYLVHGHDLARATGLPWHPPAEAAAAALAFMPNMLTDDFRGPSKSFGYAVPVPDSAADLEKLVAFTGRDPYWKAD; from the coding sequence ATGACTCAGAACCCGGGCCCGCACCTGCTGGCCGTTCTCGATCAGCTGGCCGATCTGGTGGGGCAGATCCAGCCCTCGCAGTTCGCCCGGCCCACGCCGTGCAGCGAGTTCGACGTGGCTCTGCTGCGCAGTCACACCCTCGCCTGGGCACAGTTCTTCGCGGGCGTCTTCGAGCGGCCCGCGTCCAGCGTCCCGGCTCCGGACGTCGACGGTTACGAGGCCCCGGCCGACCCGGCCGAGGCCGCCGAGGTGATCCGTGACGCGCGTCGCCGGTTCGCGTCGGGCATCGAGGCCGGGGTGGCCGACGAGCCGGTGGCGATGTTCGGCGACCCGATGCCGGGCGTGATCGGGCTGAACATGTGCCTGAGCGAATACCTGGTGCACGGGCACGACCTGGCTCGGGCCACCGGTCTGCCGTGGCACCCGCCGGCCGAGGCGGCGGCCGCGGCACTGGCGTTCATGCCGAACATGCTCACCGACGATTTCCGGGGCCCGTCGAAGAGTTTCGGCTACGCCGTGCCGGTGCCGGACTCGGCCGCCGACCTCGAGAAGCTGGTGGCGTTCACCGGGCGGGATCCGTACTGGAAGGCCGACTGA
- a CDS encoding helix-turn-helix transcriptional regulator: MKSVDQDSRGIIEPSEFRRRYQLNRHPAGDALEGLVSWFWVVTWALPPGATHTQELLTHPCANLYVTPQEPPEDPEGQKAPEDREDQEDPPTVAELEGVLLHRSSRRLAGEGICVAAMTTPGGLGAFLDSPASTYNDRTVPLTQALGTDDARLIEEIQAADDESAKVAVLRRTLEAQVRPHRTGPARTVAAAARLAETDRTIRRVEQLARQSGTSVRTLQRLFAEYAGVSPTWVLRRYRLLDAAESVRHGEPVRWARVATDLGYSDQAHLVRDFSAAIGSTPAAYASAQAT, encoded by the coding sequence ATGAAGAGCGTCGACCAGGACAGCCGAGGCATCATCGAGCCCTCGGAGTTCAGGCGTCGCTACCAGCTCAACCGTCACCCGGCGGGGGATGCCCTGGAGGGCCTCGTCAGCTGGTTCTGGGTCGTCACCTGGGCCCTGCCGCCAGGCGCCACCCACACTCAGGAACTCCTGACCCACCCCTGCGCCAACCTCTACGTCACTCCCCAGGAACCCCCAGAGGACCCAGAGGGCCAAAAAGCCCCAGAAGACCGAGAAGACCAGGAAGACCCACCAACCGTCGCCGAACTCGAAGGCGTCCTCCTCCACCGCTCCAGCCGTCGCCTGGCCGGCGAGGGCATCTGCGTCGCAGCCATGACCACCCCCGGCGGCCTCGGAGCGTTCCTGGACAGCCCCGCGTCCACCTACAACGACCGCACCGTCCCCCTGACCCAGGCCCTCGGCACCGACGACGCCCGCCTCATCGAGGAGATCCAGGCGGCCGACGACGAGAGCGCCAAGGTGGCCGTGCTCCGCCGCACCCTCGAGGCCCAGGTGCGACCGCACCGCACCGGCCCCGCGCGAACGGTGGCGGCCGCCGCGCGACTCGCGGAGACCGACCGCACCATCCGCCGGGTGGAACAGCTCGCGCGGCAGTCGGGTACGAGCGTCCGTACGCTGCAACGACTTTTCGCCGAGTACGCCGGGGTCTCACCGACCTGGGTGCTGCGCCGCTACCGGCTGCTCGACGCGGCCGAGTCGGTGCGTCACGGGGAACCGGTGAGGTGGGCCCGCGTCGCCACCGATCTCGGCTACAGCGACCAGGCCCACCTCGTCCGGGACTTCAGCGCGGCGATCGGCAGCACCCCGGCCGCCTACGCCAGCGCCCAGGCCACCTGA
- the cobA gene encoding uroporphyrinogen-III C-methyltransferase, translating to MPQVDRPYIAGLDLTGRRVVVVGGGTIAQRRLPALLDVGARIELIAPAVTPAIEGMAGADEIVWVQRRYEPGDLAGAWYAMAVTDDPTVNAAVAQEAEEQRVFCVRADRAAGGSASTPASGEWHGLRIAVASESVGPGSAHGADPLRAAVVRDSLLEWLRSGAGDRILAERKQDTRAQKTQNPKLPGVALVGGGPGDPDLITVRGRRLLGQADVVVVDRLGPRSLLPELSPDVELIDATKLPRGRSMSQEAINAALVEHALAGKFVVRLKGGDPYVFGRGSEELEACLDAGVPVQVVPGLSSAISVPGLAGIPLTHRGVAHEAVIVSGHLPPDNPDSLIDWTALAKLHGTIVVLMGVANLPAIARTLVEHGRDPLTGVAVIQDGSMPAERVTVSDLAGIGEVAERENIRPPAIIVIGDVVGRRPKEPGNG from the coding sequence ATGCCGCAAGTGGACAGGCCCTACATCGCCGGCCTCGACCTGACCGGCCGCCGGGTCGTCGTGGTCGGAGGCGGCACCATCGCCCAGCGGCGCCTCCCGGCGCTGCTCGACGTCGGCGCGCGCATCGAGCTGATCGCGCCCGCGGTCACCCCCGCCATCGAGGGCATGGCCGGGGCCGACGAGATCGTCTGGGTCCAGAGACGTTACGAACCGGGCGATCTGGCCGGTGCGTGGTACGCCATGGCCGTCACCGACGATCCGACGGTCAACGCCGCCGTCGCGCAGGAGGCCGAGGAACAGCGGGTGTTCTGCGTGCGCGCCGACCGCGCCGCGGGCGGCAGCGCCTCGACCCCGGCCAGTGGTGAGTGGCACGGGCTGCGCATCGCCGTCGCCAGCGAGTCGGTCGGCCCGGGCTCGGCGCACGGGGCCGACCCGCTGCGGGCCGCCGTCGTCCGCGACAGCCTGCTCGAATGGCTGCGCTCCGGCGCCGGCGACCGCATCCTCGCCGAGCGCAAGCAGGACACCCGGGCCCAGAAGACGCAGAACCCGAAGCTCCCCGGTGTCGCCCTCGTCGGCGGCGGGCCGGGCGATCCCGACCTGATCACCGTGCGCGGCCGCCGCCTGCTCGGCCAGGCCGACGTGGTGGTCGTCGACCGGCTCGGCCCGCGCTCGCTGCTGCCCGAGCTCAGCCCCGACGTCGAGCTCATCGACGCCACGAAACTGCCGCGTGGCCGGTCGATGTCGCAGGAGGCCATCAACGCGGCCCTGGTCGAGCACGCCCTGGCCGGCAAGTTCGTGGTGCGGCTCAAGGGCGGCGACCCCTACGTGTTCGGGCGCGGCTCCGAGGAGCTCGAGGCGTGCCTCGACGCCGGGGTGCCGGTGCAGGTCGTTCCCGGCCTGAGCAGCGCCATCTCGGTGCCCGGGCTGGCCGGTATCCCGCTCACCCACCGCGGCGTCGCGCACGAGGCCGTCATCGTGTCCGGTCACCTGCCGCCCGACAATCCCGACTCGCTCATCGACTGGACCGCCCTGGCGAAACTGCACGGCACGATCGTCGTGCTGATGGGCGTGGCCAACCTGCCCGCCATCGCCCGCACACTCGTCGAGCACGGCCGTGACCCGCTCACCGGCGTCGCCGTGATCCAAGACGGTTCGATGCCCGCCGAGCGCGTCACCGTCTCGGACCTGGCCGGGATCGGCGAGGTCGCCGAGCGCGAGAACATCCGCCCGCCCGCGATCATCGTGATCGGCGACGTCGTGGGCCGGCGCCCGAAGGAGCCCGGGAACGGGTAG